A genomic window from Brachyspira sp. SAP_772 includes:
- a CDS encoding Coenzyme F420 hydrogenase/dehydrogenase, beta subunit C-terminal domain: MKNNSIDILNKAECTGCRVCYQICPHNAIEMKESKECVYHPIINEEKCTNCGLCVKKCHALNDNFNKDFNQLIYDVRANDEIRMKSSSGGVFTLLADYVFDNNGYVCGVSFTDDWLGVEHIFINNKKDLDKLRGSKYIESNLGNTFIEIKKMLSDKKLVLFSGCPCQVSALKSYLSKDYDNLITIDLFCDSIVPQKIWEKYLKDRFTDDEIKDMEYISFRDKDKFGWEAGGIYFRLKNKEYIEKNSSYMKAFLNHTGVKEECLNCKYRRYERVGDISIGDNWAVEEYDNKGVSLVIINTYKGNNIFQKIKEYSKYIDVTKNRPFNGGLGGNITVLGNRKCFFDNLHKESMK; encoded by the coding sequence ATGAAAAATAACAGTATAGATATTTTAAATAAAGCAGAATGTACAGGATGCAGAGTTTGTTATCAAATATGCCCGCATAATGCTATAGAAATGAAAGAATCCAAAGAATGTGTTTATCATCCTATTATAAATGAAGAAAAATGTACTAACTGCGGACTATGTGTAAAAAAATGTCATGCTCTAAATGATAATTTTAATAAAGATTTCAATCAGTTAATATATGATGTAAGGGCAAATGATGAAATAAGAATGAAAAGCTCTTCGGGTGGAGTGTTTACTCTTTTAGCTGATTATGTATTCGATAATAACGGATATGTATGCGGAGTTAGTTTTACCGATGATTGGCTTGGAGTTGAACATATATTTATTAATAATAAAAAAGATTTAGACAAATTAAGAGGCTCTAAGTATATAGAAAGTAATTTAGGAAATACTTTTATAGAGATAAAAAAAATGCTTTCTGATAAAAAATTAGTTTTATTTAGCGGATGTCCTTGTCAAGTATCTGCTTTAAAATCATATTTATCTAAAGATTATGATAATTTAATTACTATAGATTTATTTTGCGATAGTATAGTTCCTCAGAAAATATGGGAAAAATATTTAAAAGACAGATTTACTGATGATGAAATAAAAGATATGGAGTATATAAGTTTTAGAGACAAAGATAAATTCGGATGGGAGGCAGGAGGAATATATTTTAGATTAAAGAACAAAGAATATATTGAAAAGAACAGCTCATATATGAAAGCATTTCTAAATCATACTGGCGTAAAAGAAGAATGTTTAAATTGTAAATATAGAAGATATGAAAGAGTTGGAGATATTTCTATTGGCGATAATTGGGCTGTAGAAGAATATGATAATAAAGGTGTTTCTTTAGTAATAATAAACACTTATAAAGGAAATAATATATTTCAAAAAATAAAAGAATATTCTAAGTATATAGATGTTACTAAAAATAGGCCTTTTAATGGGGGATTAGGAGGCAATATAACTGTATTGGGTAACAGAAAATGTTTTTTTGACAATTTACATAAAGAATCTATGAAATAA